Proteins found in one Toxotes jaculatrix isolate fToxJac2 chromosome 18, fToxJac2.pri, whole genome shotgun sequence genomic segment:
- the ush1ga gene encoding Usher syndrome type-1G protein homolog isoform X2, whose amino-acid sequence MNDRYHKAARDGYLDLLKEATRKDLNAPDEDGMTPTLWAAYHGNLEALRLIVSRGGNPDKCDIWGNTPLHLAAANGHLNCLFFLVSFGANIWCLDNDYHTPLDMAATKNHMNCVRYLDSIATKQTGLNPKLVTKLKDRAFRDAERRIKDCVKMQKKHHKRMERKFHKEASEASASDVMSFSSYTSSSLSHKLRNFNAATVSVPYSQATLHATNRGKTKIQKKLEKRKQGDGTFKIYEDGRKSVRSLSGLQLGNDVMFVKQGTYVNPKDRGRRNVRDMFPRDNDDAISRAMSEPDLHGPDVDYSEISTDSGHDSLFNRPGLGTMVFRRNYVSGGMFDLGGRDEASVDHSGNNVRLRSRLQQYPSLDEDSIGSAHSLQERNVEDLPWEEVELGLDDDDEPETSSLEVFLATQSMSEFYSIFKREKIDLEALLLCSDHDLKSIHIPLGPRKKILDACQRRLETIEDPDSIEDTEL is encoded by the exons ATGAATGACAGGTACCACAAGGCGGCCCGGGACGGCTACCTGGACCTGCTGAAGGAGGCAACTCGGAAGGATCTCAACGCACCGGATGAAGATGGCATGACACCGACGTTATGGGCTGCTTATCACGGAAACTTGGAGGCTCTGCGGCTCATTGTGTCGAGGGG AGGAAATCCTGATAAGTGTGACATATGGGGGAACACGCCGCTCCACCTGGCAGCTGCCAATGGTCACCTCAACTGCCTTTTCTTCCTGGTGTCTTTCGGTGCCAACATATGGTGTCTGGACAACGACTACCACACGCCGTTGGACATGGCTGCCACAAAAAATCACATGAATTGCGTCCGCTACCTGGATTCCATCGCAACCAAGCAGACAGGCCTCAATCCCAAGCTGGTCACCAAGCTGAAGGACCGAGCATTTCGTGATGCCGAGCGACGAATCAAAGattgtgtgaaaatgcagaagAAACACCACAAACGCATGGAGCGAAAGTTTCATAAGGAGGCCTCTGAGGCTTCTGCTTCTGATGTCATGAGTTTTTCCAGTTACACCAGCAGCTCTCTTAGCCACAAGCTGCGCAACTTCAATGCAGCCACTGTCAGTGTGCCATATTCTCAG GCTACTCTCCACGCCACAAACCGAGGGAAGACAAAGATCCAGAAGAAGCTAgagaagaggaaacaaggagatgGGACCTTTAAAATCTATGAAGATGGTAGGAAGAGTGTGCGCTCCCTCTCTGGACTTCAGCTGGGTAACGATGTCATGTTTGTCAAACAGGGAACGTATGTGAACCCGAAGGACCGTGGCCGCCGTAACGTTCGTGACATGTTTCCCAGAGACAATGATGATGCCATTTCACGTGCCATGAGCGAGCCTGACCTCCATGGGCCCGATGTGGACTATTCTGAGATCAGCACAGACTCAGGGCATGATTCCCTGTTCAACCGGCCCGGTCTGGGCACCATGGTCTTTAGGAGGAACTACGTTAGCGGGGGGATGTTTGACCTGGGTGGTCGGGATGAAGCCAGTGTGGACCATTCGGGCAATAATGTGCGTTTACGCAGTCGCCTGCAGCAATACCCGAGTCTAGATGAAGACAGCATTGGCAGTGCACATAGCCTGCAGGAGAGGAACGTGGAGGACCTGCCCTGGGAAGAGGTTGAATTAGggctggatgatgatgatgagcctGAAACCAGCTCTCTGGAAGTCTTCCTAGCTACACAGAGCATGAGCGAGTTTTATTCCATCTTCAAGAGGGAGAAGATTGACCTTGaagcactgctgctgtgctctgacCACGACCTTAAGAGTATCCACATCCCCTTAGGACCTAGGAAAAAGATCTTAGATGCCTGTCAAAGACGGCTGGAGACCATCGAGGACCCCGACTCCATTGAGGACACAGAGCTGTGA
- the ush1ga gene encoding Usher syndrome type-1G protein homolog isoform X1 gives MNDRYHKAARDGYLDLLKEATRKDLNAPDEDGMTPTLWAAYHGNLEALRLIVSRGGNPDKCDIWGNTPLHLAAANGHLNCLFFLVSFGANIWCLDNDYHTPLDMAATKNHMNCVRYLDSIATKQTGLNPKLVTKLKDRAFRDAERRIKDCVKMQKKHHKRMERKFHKEASEASASDVMSFSSYTSSSLSHKLRNFNAATVSVPYSQATLHATNRGKTKIQKKLEKRKQGDGTFKIYEDGRKSVRSLSGLQLGNDVMFVKQGTYVNPKDRGRRNVRDMFPRDNDDAISRAMSEPDLHGPDVDYSEISTDSGHDSLFNRPGLGTMVFRRNYVSGGMFDLGGRDEASVDHSGNNVRLRSRLQQYPSLDEDSIGSAHSLQERNVEDLPWEEVELGLDDDDEPETSSLEVFLATQSMSEFYSIFKREKIDLEALLLCSDHDLKSIHIPLGPRKKILDACQRRLETIEDPDSIEDTEL, from the exons ATGAATGACAGGTACCACAAGGCGGCCCGGGACGGCTACCTGGACCTGCTGAAGGAGGCAACTCGGAAGGATCTCAACGCACCGGATGAAGATGGCATGACACCGACGTTATGGGCTGCTTATCACGGAAACTTGGAGGCTCTGCGGCTCATTGTGTCGAGGGG AGGAAATCCTGATAAGTGTGACATATGGGGGAACACGCCGCTCCACCTGGCAGCTGCCAATGGTCACCTCAACTGCCTTTTCTTCCTGGTGTCTTTCGGTGCCAACATATGGTGTCTGGACAACGACTACCACACGCCGTTGGACATGGCTGCCACAAAAAATCACATGAATTGCGTCCGCTACCTGGATTCCATCGCAACCAAGCAGACAGGCCTCAATCCCAAGCTGGTCACCAAGCTGAAGGACCGAGCATTTCGTGATGCCGAGCGACGAATCAAAGattgtgtgaaaatgcagaagAAACACCACAAACGCATGGAGCGAAAGTTTCATAAGGAGGCCTCTGAGGCTTCTGCTTCTGATGTCATGAGTTTTTCCAGTTACACCAGCAGCTCTCTTAGCCACAAGCTGCGCAACTTCAATGCAGCCACTGTCAGTGTGCCATATTCTCAG GCTACTCTCCACGCCACAAACCGAGGGAAGACAAAGATCCAGAAGAAGCTAgagaagaggaaacaaggagatgGGACCTTTAAAATCTATGAAGATGGTAGGAAGAGTGTGCGCTCCCTCTCTGGACTTCAGCTGGGTAACGATGTCATGTTTGTCAAACAGGGAACGTATGTGAACCCGAAGGACCGTGGCCGCCGTAACGTTCGTGACATGTTTCCCAGAGACAATGATGATGCCATTTCACGTGCCATGAGCGAGCCTGACCTCCATGGGCCCGATGTGGACTATTCTGAGATCAGCACAGACTCAGGGCATGATTCCCTGTTCAACCGGCCCGGTCTGGGCACCATGGTCTTTAGGAGGAACTACGTTAGCGGGGGGATGTTTGACCTGGGTGGTCGGGATGAAGCCAGTGTGGACCATTCGGGCAATAATGTGCGTTTACGCAGTCGCCTGCAGCAATACCCGAGTCTAGATGAAGACAGCATTGGCAGTGCACATAGCCTGCAGGAGAGGAACGTGGAGGACCTGCCCTGGGAAGAGGTTGAATTAGggctggatgatgatgatgagcctGAAACCAGCTCTCTGGAAGTCTTCCTAGCTACACAGAGCATGAGCGAGTTTTATTCCATCTTCAAGAGGGAGAAGATTGACCTTGaagcactgctgctgtgctctgacCACGACCTTAAGAGTATCCACATCCCCTTAGGACCTAGGAAAAAGATCTTAGATGCCTGTCAAAGACGGCTGGAGACCATCGAGGACCCCGACTCCATTGAGGACACAGAGCT ataa
- the LOC121198489 gene encoding 5-hydroxytryptamine receptor 3A-like, with product MMLSETLRFLTHSLEKTVFLLGLLTAGCGQAESNCTNRRCLAEMLIGKNYSTQPQNENCTQMIYVPFIEYQTLSVDTKNLRLISRLQAVIEWRDPELEWDTSVYNYNEVVLPVDKVWTPEIHVTNGILTTMQHSSRDLLAFSNGTLRHTVIINAEVNCEVNLFNYPFAADECPVAIQTWSARGCGTELLLGDLKMVDSDHGDWKTDNVALQKMRDDRNYIMVALSIKYINPFITLLLPSILIILADIVSFALPLGGGERNSFKVTLVLSFTMFLIILNDKLPGDSQCSPIIRTHFCVCLVLLMLSMLVSLVLTRVAKDGSLIFCCSSKGPGTKNTGNKKEKEGEAAKADISVVQVNGSEEDKQMLRKVVNFLEAFDAKELQSERNQKFASTVDKAFFWFYFFFGTVYFCAMTYVMVRYTCTVNHFDFWY from the exons ATGATGCTTTCAGAAACATTAAGATTTCTAACCCACAGTTTGGAGAAAACTGTCTTCTTACTGGGTTTGCTAACAGCTG GATGTGGACAAGCTGAATCCAACTGCACAAATCGCAGATGTCTGGCTGAAATGTTGATAGGGAAAAACTATTCAACTCAACCACAGAATGAAAACTGCACCCAAATGATATACGTGCCTTTCATTGAGTACCAGACTCTGTCAGTT gACACAAAGAATCTCCGCCTAATTAGTCGTCTGCAAGCAGTAATT GAATGGAGAGATCCTGAGTTGGAATGGGACACATCAGTTTACAACTATAATGAAGTTGTCCTGCCAGTAGATAAGGTCTGGACCCCAGAGATCCATGTAACAAATGG AATACTAACAACTATGCAGCACAGCTCTCGTGATCTGCTGGCATTCAGTAATGGCACCCTGAGGCACACTGTGATCATAAACGCTGAGGTGAACTGTGAAGTCAATCTGTTTAACTATCCCTTCGCTGCTGATGAATGTCCGGTCGCAATCCAAACCTGGTCCGCTCGCG GATGTGGTACAGAGCTGCTATTGGGTGATTTGAAGATGGTCGATAGTGACCATGGAGACTGGAAAACTGACAATGTGGCCCTCCAGAAAATGAGAGATGACCGGAATTACATCATG GTGGCACTGAGCATCAAATATATCAACCCCTTCATTACATTACTGCTGCCCAGCATTCTGATCATCTTGGCTGACATTGTCAGCTTTGCCCTGCCACTGGGAGGTGGTGAACGCAACTCTTTCAAGGTCACCCTGGTGCTCAGCTTCACCATGTTCCTCATCATCCTCAACGATAAGCTCCCTGGAGACAGCCAGTGCAGCCCCATCATCC gaacccacttctgtgtttgtctggtGCTCTTGATGTTGAGCATGCTGGTGTCTTTGGTGCTGACACGGGTGGCAAAAGATGGCAGCctcattttctgctgctcatCCAAAGGGCCAGGcacaaaaaacacaggaaacaagaaagagaaagagggcgAGG cagccaaaGCTGACATCAGTGTCGTTCAGGTGAATGGTTCAGAGGAGGACAAGCAAATGCTCAGAAAGGTGGTAAACTTCCTGGAAGCTTTTGACGCCAAGGaactacagagtgagagaaaTCAGAAGTTTGCAAGCACAGTGGACAAAGCCTTTTTCTGGTTCTATTTCTTTTTTGGCACTGTGTACTTCTGTGCCATGACTTATGTGATGGTAAGGTATACATGTACAGTTAACCATTTTGATTTCTGGTACTAA
- the zgc:112148 gene encoding Golgi apparatus membrane protein TVP23 homolog B, translated as MLRQESQDAPLFGEDDDHSRPRKSKIRHPLASFFHLFFRTSAILVYLLCDLLSSRFIVCMVTIILLLSCDFWTVKNVSGRLLVGLRWWNQVDEDGKSHWVFESRKTHSLNTASSAESRVFWLGLIVCPIFWIIFVFSTIFSFKIKWLAVVIMGLVLQWANLYGYVRCKVGGHSNLSSMARNYLGVQIFKQAMKKTEGP; from the exons ATGTTGAGACAG gaaTCTCAGGACGCTCCTCTTTTTGGTGAGGACGACGATCACAGCAGGCCCAGAAAGTCTAAAATTAG GCATCCTCTGGCTTCATTCTTCCATCTCTTCTTCCGCACAAGTGCCATCTTGGTCTACTTACTGTGTGATCTCCTCAGCAGTCGTTTTATTGTGTGTATGGTCACCATCatcctcctgctgtcctgtgaCTTCTGGACTGTTAAG AATGTATCTGGCAGACTGTTGGTGGGCCTTCGGTGGTGGAATCAAGTAGATGAAGATGGAAAGAGCCACTGGGTGTTTGAGTCAAGGAAG acacacagtctGAACACAGCGTCCAGTGCTGAGTCACGTGTCTTCTGGCTTGGACTTATCGTGTGCCCTATCTTCTGGATCATCTTTGTGTTCAGCACCATCTTCTCCTTCAAGATTAAATGGCTG GCTGTCGTAATAATGGGTTTGGTTTTACAATGGGCCAACTTGTATGGTTATGTGAGGTGCAAGGTGGGAGGACATTCCAACCTGAGTAGCATGGCAAGGAACTACCTTGGTGTCCAGATTTTTAAACAG GCAATGAAGAAAACGGAGGGACCTTGA
- the LOC121198815 gene encoding inward rectifier potassium channel 16-like translates to MSTERGEHVVIDTYYTTVHTLGRQNGNEGSRLRYMQKDGRFPVVFHKVPGDWSPYLLDIFTTLVEIRWRVMLLIFSLSYILSWLFFGLCYWLIAYVNGDIHNVDNKPCVDNVRGFTGAFMFSMETQATIGYGFRGMTENCIVAIVVVTVQDVFSCLLDTIVIGIIVAKMASARKRAQTVGFSSCAVVNLRDGVLCLSWRLGDFRGNHILEGVARAQLVRYVKQPLGSIVMSYQDLDIQNWDIVLATPTTIIHKLEPGSPLYSLGPDDLLGDEFELVVSFTYTGDSTGMLHQTRTSYTPADIRWGQCFQDMLKLSKKHYKVDYALFNETTWVPVPLLSAEEFDRQRCPVEGSQPYNRLLPPFKRNGHTCRVNLDITEEVIQQTCL, encoded by the coding sequence ATGAGCACAGAAAGGGGTGAACATGTCGTCATTGATACCTACTACACCACAGTCCATACACTGGGTAGGCAGAATGGAAATGAGGGCAGTCGGCTCCGCTACATGCAGAAAGATGGCAGGTTTCCTGTGGTTTTCCACAAGGTCCCTGGGGACTGGAGTCCATACCTGCTGGACATCTTCACCACTCTTGTAGAAATCCGCTGGAGGGTGATGCTCctcatattctctctctcttacattCTCTCATGGCTGTTCTTTGGTCTCTGTTATTGGCTCATTGCATATGTGAATGGAGACATTCACAATGTTGATAACAAACCCTGTGTGGACAATGTGCGAGGCTTTACAGGAGCCTTCATGTTCTCGATGGAGACCCAAGCAACTATTGGCTATGGCTTCAGGGGGATGACAGAGAACTGTATTGTGGCCATTGTTGTGGTGACAGTTCAAGATGTATTTAGCTGCCTCCTTGACACCATTGTCATTGGTATCATTGTGGCTAAAATGGCATCTGCTCGTAAGAGAGCTCAGACAGTGGGTTTTAGCAGCTGTGCAGTAGTCAACCTGCGAGATGGGGTTCTGTGTCTGTCATGGCGCCTTGGGGACTTCAGAGGTAATCACATCCTGGAGGGGGTTGCCAGGGCCCAGTTAGTCCGCTATGTAAAACAGCCACTGGGGTCTATTGTAATGTCCTATCAGGACTTGGACATCCAAAACTGGGACATTGTCCTTGCCACACCAACCACTATTATTCACAAGCTGGAGCCTGGCAGTCCCCTCTACAGTCTGGGCCCCGATGATCTACTGGGGGACGAATTTGAACTGGTTGTATCTTTCACTTACACTGGAGACTCCACAGGTATGCTGCACCAGACACGTACCTCCTACACACCAGCAGACATCCGCTGGGGTCAGTGTTTCCAAGACATGTTGAAACTAAGCAAGAAACACTACAAGGTGGACTACGCTCTGTTCAATGAGACCACATGGGTGCCGGTGCCCCTGCTCAGTGCAGAGGAGTTTGACAGACAGAGATGCCCTGTAGAGGGCAGTCAACCCTACAATCGACTCTTGCCTCCATTCAAAAGAAATGGACACACTTGCCGGGTGAATCTTGACATCACTGAAGAGGTGATTCAGCAAACCTGTTTGTAG
- the LOC121198486 gene encoding proton channel OTOP2-like has protein sequence MCLNTGHPCNCLTDGNICEPCRMTAKDRETEEAHLSNNINAPSQVESTCEPDQNISSSGVTRERGRNWGWMLSELICLNILLLGCALASGSTRNDINVRTTDLQIYLIILLLLTSIWMIYYIIYTARKENAVVYQDAHAGPVWLRGGLVLFGLLSIIMDIFKIASYVGYLHCDSGVKVAFPVVQLVFILVQTYFLWIHAKDCVQLQKNITRCGLMLTLSTNLVVWMTAVTEESLHQTTVPDYPSNTTKLAGRSLYISKASYGDSKCKCSHTSCGIFKEAYYYLYPFNIEYSLFASAMAYVMWKNVSRVSDDHAHHHIKFRLKDIFLGPVMGVLLVVAGLATFIAYEMEMKKVDNDDDKKDKALMMHFVTNIVIVTLMSISTVIGCTIYKVDHREHVSEKNPTRSLDVGLLVGASLGQFIISYFTIVAMIATGAKGYLNRLNLAWAILMVIQLGLQNFFIIEGLHREPFHEVHPVTVVVNPYVLEPSKELSSLEASDIDTKPSPLPTEHAMHGHTAEHRPKLSWKRRVLKEVCAFLLLCNIILWVMPAFGARPQFDHDAEIKFYNFSMWAAIVNIGLPFGIFYRMHSVASLFEVFLTS, from the exons ATGTGTTTGAACACTGGCCATCCCTGCAACTGTCTGACCGATGGTAATATCTGTGAACCATGCAGAATGACAGCCAAAGACAGGGAGACGGAGGAGGCCCACCTGTCCAACAACATCAATGCACCGAGTCAAGTTGAGAGCACATGTGAACCCGACCAGAACATCTCTTCCAGTGGAGTCACGAGGGAGAGGGGCCGAAACTGGGGATGGATGCTGTCTGAGCTCAtttgtttaaacattttgcTCCTGGGCTGCGCCTTGGCCAGTGGCAGCACTCGCAACGATATAAACGTCAGAACCACTGACCTTCAGATTTACCTtattatcctcctcctcctcacctccatcTGGATGATTTATTACATCATCTACACGGCCAGGAAAGAAAATGCTGTTGTTTACCAGGACGCCCATGCTGGACCGGTGTGGCTCAGGG gAGGACTTGTGCTATTTGGACTGCTCAGTATTATCATGGACATTTTCAAGATAGCCAGCTATGTGGGCTATCTCCACTGCGATTCTGGTGTTAAGGTTGCATTCCCTGTGGTGCAACTTGTTTTCATACTTGTGCAG ACATATTTCCTGTGGATCCATGCCAAGGACTGTGTGCAGCTACAAAAGAACATTACACG CTGTGGGCTGATGCTCACGCTCTCCACAAATCTGGTTGTGTGGATGACAGCAGTGACTGAGGAGTCCCTTCACCAAACAACCGTTCCAGACTATCCAAGCAACACCACTAAACTCGCTGGACGAAGCCTGTACATTAGTAAAG CAAGTTATGGAGACAGTAAGTGCAAGTGCAGCCACACTTCATGTGGTATCTTCAAGGAAGCCTACTACTACTTGTACCCCTTCAATATCGAGTACAGTCTATTTGCCTCTGCCATGGCCTACGTCATGTGGAAAAATGTTAGTCGAGTATCAGATGATCACGCCCACCACCACATCAAATTCCGTCTGAAGGATATATTTCTCGGTCCTGTAATGGGAGTCCTCTTAGTGGTGGCAGGTCTGGCAACCTTCATCGCATATgagatggaaatgaaaaaagtaGATAATGATGACGACAAGAAAGACAAAGCACTGATGATGCACTTTGTCACAAATATAGTCATAGTGACCTTGATGTCCATTTccactgtgattggctgcacTATCTACAAGGTGGACCACAGGGAGCATGTATCAGAGAAAAACCCCACACGCAGCTTAGATGTGGGGCTGTTGGTTGGAGCCTCACTGGGACAGTTCATCATCAGCTATTTCACCATTGTAGCCATGATTGCAACTGGAGCCAAAGGCTACCTAAACAGGCTCAACCTGGCCTGGGCTATCTTGATGGTGATCCAGCTCGGCCTGCAGAACTTTTTCATAATTGAAGGTCTACATCGAGAGCCCTTCCATGAGGTGCACCCAGTCACTGTGGTTGTAAATCCATATGTGCTGGAGCCGAGCAAAGAGCTGAGCAGCCTTGAAGCATCAGACATAGACACAAAGCCCAGTCCATTACCCACAGAGCATGCCATGCATGGCCACACGGCTGAGCACAGACCCAAACTGTCATGGAAGAGACGGGTGTTGAAGGAGGTCTGTGcatttctgctgctctgcaacATCATA CTGTGGGTCATGCCGGCATTTGGTGCTCGTCCCCAGTTTGACCATGACGCTGAAATTAAATTCTACAACTTCAGCATGTGGGCTGCAATTGTCAACATTGGACTTCCTTTTGGAATCTTTTACCGTATGCATTCAGTCGCCAGTCTGTTTGAGGTTTTCCTGACCTCATAG